A window from Actimicrobium sp. CCC2.4 encodes these proteins:
- a CDS encoding transporter has product MQKKTCSSCNALFSGLLMMLASIAIAEEKDVIVTDRPDFVESSDVVGKGRFQAETGVALERTRRDTNKTRVMTTPILLRIGTGATWELRVETDGRIVQRTDDLTQGTRTTDRGYADTSIGAKWHVMDESGTSPSVGVLAHVDLDSGSAAFRGSGLRPSLRAVAEWDLPAGLSLGVMPGLTFDKDQNGERSWNGIFAAVLGKSLSEQTRVFVEIALPQIARSRHGGTVATLDVGMAYLLSPTWQIDTALYKGLNKNTANLTWTVGLSSKF; this is encoded by the coding sequence ATGCAAAAAAAAACTTGCTCGTCGTGTAATGCCTTATTCAGCGGTTTGCTGATGATGCTCGCCAGCATCGCCATTGCCGAAGAAAAAGATGTCATCGTCACAGACCGTCCTGACTTCGTCGAATCGAGCGATGTTGTCGGCAAGGGGCGGTTTCAGGCAGAGACCGGCGTCGCCCTCGAACGGACCCGGCGCGATACCAATAAAACACGCGTCATGACCACCCCGATTCTGCTGCGCATCGGTACCGGTGCGACATGGGAACTGCGCGTGGAAACCGATGGCCGTATCGTCCAGCGCACCGATGACCTGACCCAAGGAACGCGCACCACCGACCGCGGGTATGCCGATACATCGATAGGCGCAAAGTGGCACGTGATGGATGAAAGTGGCACCAGCCCGTCGGTCGGCGTACTGGCCCATGTCGATCTCGACAGCGGCTCGGCAGCATTCCGCGGCAGCGGCTTGCGCCCTTCGTTGCGCGCGGTTGCCGAATGGGACTTACCTGCAGGATTGTCGCTGGGTGTCATGCCCGGCCTGACCTTCGACAAGGACCAGAACGGAGAACGCAGCTGGAACGGCATTTTCGCCGCCGTCCTCGGCAAATCACTGAGCGAGCAAACCCGTGTTTTCGTCGAAATTGCCTTGCCGCAAATTGCCCGCTCCCGGCATGGCGGCACGGTCGCCACCCTTGATGTCGGCATGGCGTATCTGCTTTCGCCAACATGGCAAATCGATACGGCGCTCTACAAAGGGCTCAACAAAAACACCGCGAACCTGACATGGACCGTCGGGCTTTCCAGCAAATTCTAG
- a CDS encoding rRNA pseudouridine synthase, with amino-acid sequence MTDTIRLAKRVAEELACSRTEAEQFIEGGWITVDGVLTEEAGARVTAEQAIVLLPDAVPAPLDPVTILLHKPAGMRTIDAIDPEQGWITPATLGPDDRSGLRFLRRHTKALTLTSPLEDSASGLLVLTQDWRIERALVQEASRIEQEFVVEVTGSLDAAGLELLQKGLKWNGKPIASMKVSWQSEHKLRFAIKAAERGQIPYLCEKVGLQVVSIKRIRIGRMSMAALPVGQWRYLLGYERF; translated from the coding sequence ATGACTGACACCATCCGCCTGGCCAAACGCGTCGCCGAAGAACTGGCTTGCTCCCGCACTGAAGCCGAACAGTTCATCGAAGGTGGCTGGATTACGGTCGATGGCGTCCTGACCGAAGAAGCCGGCGCGCGGGTCACGGCGGAGCAGGCGATCGTGCTGTTACCCGATGCGGTGCCGGCACCGCTGGACCCGGTGACTATCCTGCTGCACAAGCCGGCCGGCATGCGCACCATAGACGCGATCGATCCCGAACAAGGCTGGATCACGCCCGCAACACTCGGCCCGGACGACCGCTCCGGCCTGCGTTTTTTGCGTCGCCATACCAAGGCATTGACGTTGACGAGTCCGCTCGAAGACAGCGCCAGCGGTTTGCTGGTGCTCACGCAGGATTGGCGCATCGAGCGCGCGCTGGTGCAGGAAGCCAGTCGCATCGAGCAGGAATTCGTCGTCGAAGTCACCGGCTCGCTGGACGCCGCCGGTCTGGAATTGCTGCAGAAGGGCTTGAAGTGGAATGGCAAGCCGATTGCCTCAATGAAGGTCAGCTGGCAAAGCGAGCACAAGTTACGCTTCGCGATCAAGGCTGCCGAGCGCGGCCAGATTCCTTATTTGTGCGAGAAGGTCGGCTTGCAGGTGGTGTCGATCAAGCGGATCCGCATCGGACGGATGTCGATGGCGGCGTTGCCGGTGGGGCAGTGGCGGTATTTGTTGGGGTATGAACGGTTTTGA
- a CDS encoding sterol desaturase family protein — MQLNFQKAIAAQPLWLQFVEMIAVVDLATYWIHRAFHQLPWLWRFHAVFIHANLRWRFPGLHRAISTPQYHHWHHATDADGIDKNFAQFLPVWDVLFGTVHLPQGWPKHYWVAHFQPPETYLGQLVYPFRSPGSTPPQD; from the coding sequence GTGCAACTGAATTTCCAGAAAGCCATCGCAGCCCAACCGCTCTGGCTCCAATTCGTCGAAATGATCGCCGTGGTCGACCTTGCCACGTACTGGATCCACCGTGCGTTTCACCAGCTTCCCTGGCTCTGGCGCTTCCATGCGGTGTTCATTCATGCAAACTTGCGATGGCGTTTTCCGGGCCTGCACCGGGCGATATCGACGCCCCAGTACCATCATTGGCACCATGCCACTGACGCCGACGGCATCGACAAGAATTTTGCGCAGTTTCTTCCGGTATGGGATGTCCTGTTCGGTACTGTGCATCTGCCGCAAGGCTGGCCGAAGCATTACTGGGTGGCGCATTTCCAGCCACCGGAAACGTATCTGGGGCAGCTCGTATATCCGTTCCGGTCACCGGGGAGCACTCCGCCGCAGGACTGA
- a CDS encoding diacylglycerol/lipid kinase family protein, translating into MPALTQALDDRPTPLDVLHLQSGAHSRYFINGTSPGITAMVAARVNAWRHRNVGTFLGAALRELVNYTLQRAGVSLDGQRWREGFFTMVVVANGTHFAKGMRIAPSASAADGLADISVVEATSKALLLAWLPRIYVMPRHPAGEYFCDACTRGARRSVCPKQSLWLDRYGLWHRGDADGWRAGYRNQRRRHALLGRWSGLLCP; encoded by the coding sequence ATGCCCGCATTGACGCAGGCACTCGACGATCGCCCTACTCCTCTGGACGTACTGCACCTGCAATCCGGTGCCCATTCACGCTATTTCATCAACGGGACATCACCCGGCATCACGGCGATGGTGGCGGCGCGTGTCAATGCGTGGCGCCACCGGAACGTAGGTACCTTTCTCGGCGCAGCACTGCGCGAACTCGTGAATTACACACTCCAACGGGCCGGGGTGAGCCTCGACGGCCAGCGCTGGCGCGAGGGATTTTTCACCATGGTGGTCGTGGCCAACGGCACGCATTTTGCAAAAGGCATGCGCATTGCGCCTTCGGCCAGTGCCGCTGATGGCCTGGCCGACATCAGCGTCGTCGAAGCCACTTCCAAAGCGCTCCTGCTGGCGTGGTTGCCGAGGATTTATGTTATGCCGCGGCATCCTGCAGGCGAGTATTTTTGCGACGCTTGCACCAGGGGCGCTAGGCGCAGTGTGTGCCCGAAGCAGTCGCTATGGCTTGACAGGTATGGGCTTTGGCATCGTGGCGATGCTGATGGGTGGCGCGCAGGCTACCGCAATCAACGTCGGCGGCATGCGCTCCTGGGCCGCTGGTCTGGACTACTTTGTCCTTGA
- a CDS encoding YgiQ family radical SAM protein, whose protein sequence is MSRAEMDVLGWDTCDVILVTGDAYIDHPSFGMALIGRLLEAQGFRVGIIAQPDWLSVDAFRALGKPNLYFGVTAGNMDSMVNRYTSDRKIRTDDAYTPHGEANKRPDRALVVYAQRVREAYPEVNVVIGSIEASLRRIAHYDYWSDKVRRSVLPDSKADILLFGNAERALVDLTHRLAAGEPIKAIRDLRGTAFMVSRGWLPAHDWTEANSTRVDTPGRVEAHPDPYEMKTKEPTSCGTANAEPTVVAKPILILSREERQAAQKEIRNKTVIRLPGYDAIKDDPVLYAHASRVFHLESNPGNARAMVQAHGERDVWLNPPPLPLAMDEMDGVYDMNYARAPHPSYGKAKIPAWDMIRFSVNIMRGCFGGCTFCSITEHEGRIIQSRSEPSILREIELIRDKTQGFTGNISDMGGPTANMYRLACKEKSIEESCRRLSCVYPTICSNLGTDHSKLIQLYRKARAIPGIKKILISSGVRYDLAVRSPEYVKELVTHHVGGLLKIAPEHSEEGPLSKMMKPGMGAYDKFKELFEKYSKEAGKEQYLIPYFIAAHPGTTDEDMLNLSLWLKKNNFRLDKVQSFMPTPMALATTMYHTRKNPLRKVTADSETVETVRTGKVRKLHKAFLRYHDPDNWEIIREALQRMGRSDLIGSGEKHLVPRYSAPTPGLMAIERRRETPSPEKLAKKFGQNKPRDGGAVTRTPSALARPVSKATGAVVRTGRK, encoded by the coding sequence ATCGCGCAGCCCGACTGGCTCTCCGTCGACGCCTTCCGTGCACTGGGCAAGCCCAACCTGTATTTCGGCGTCACGGCCGGCAACATGGATTCGATGGTCAACCGGTACACGTCGGATCGCAAGATCCGCACCGATGACGCCTACACGCCGCATGGCGAAGCCAACAAGCGGCCTGACCGCGCTCTGGTGGTGTACGCCCAGCGCGTGCGCGAAGCGTATCCCGAGGTCAACGTCGTCATCGGCAGTATCGAAGCCAGCCTGCGCCGCATCGCCCATTACGATTACTGGTCGGACAAGGTGCGCCGCTCGGTGCTGCCGGATTCGAAAGCCGACATCCTGCTGTTCGGCAATGCCGAGCGAGCCCTCGTCGACCTGACGCATCGCCTCGCCGCCGGCGAACCGATCAAGGCGATCCGCGACCTGCGCGGCACGGCCTTCATGGTCTCGCGCGGCTGGTTGCCGGCCCACGATTGGACCGAGGCCAACTCGACCCGTGTCGATACGCCCGGCCGCGTCGAAGCTCATCCTGATCCGTACGAAATGAAAACCAAAGAGCCGACCAGCTGCGGCACCGCCAACGCCGAGCCGACTGTGGTGGCCAAGCCAATCCTGATCCTGAGCCGCGAAGAGCGCCAGGCGGCCCAGAAAGAAATCCGCAACAAAACCGTCATCCGCCTGCCCGGCTACGACGCCATCAAGGATGACCCGGTGCTGTATGCCCATGCGTCGCGGGTATTCCATCTTGAATCGAATCCCGGCAATGCCCGCGCGATGGTGCAGGCACACGGCGAGCGCGATGTCTGGCTCAATCCGCCACCGCTGCCATTGGCCATGGACGAAATGGACGGTGTCTACGACATGAACTACGCCCGTGCGCCGCATCCGAGCTACGGCAAGGCCAAGATTCCGGCCTGGGACATGATCCGGTTTTCGGTCAATATCATGCGCGGCTGCTTCGGCGGCTGCACCTTCTGCTCGATCACCGAACACGAGGGTCGCATCATCCAGAGCCGCTCCGAGCCATCGATCCTGCGCGAAATCGAACTGATCCGCGACAAGACCCAAGGTTTCACCGGTAATATTTCCGACATGGGTGGACCGACCGCCAATATGTACCGGCTGGCCTGCAAGGAAAAAAGCATCGAGGAATCCTGCCGGCGCCTGTCGTGTGTCTACCCGACCATCTGCTCGAACCTCGGCACCGACCACAGCAAGCTGATCCAGCTGTATCGCAAGGCCCGCGCGATTCCCGGCATCAAGAAAATCCTGATCAGCTCCGGCGTCCGCTATGACCTCGCCGTGCGCTCGCCCGAATACGTAAAGGAACTGGTGACCCACCACGTCGGCGGCTTGCTGAAGATCGCGCCCGAGCACTCCGAAGAAGGCCCGCTGTCGAAGATGATGAAGCCGGGCATGGGTGCCTATGACAAGTTCAAGGAATTGTTCGAGAAGTATTCGAAGGAAGCCGGTAAGGAGCAATACCTGATCCCGTACTTCATCGCCGCCCATCCCGGCACCACCGATGAAGACATGCTGAACCTGTCACTCTGGCTGAAGAAAAATAACTTCCGCCTGGACAAGGTGCAATCGTTCATGCCAACGCCGATGGCGCTGGCCACGACGATGTACCACACCCGAAAAAATCCGCTGCGCAAGGTCACTGCCGATTCGGAAACCGTCGAGACGGTCCGCACCGGCAAAGTCCGCAAATTGCACAAGGCCTTCCTGCGCTATCACGATCCCGATAACTGGGAAATCATCCGTGAGGCCTTGCAACGTATGGGCCGATCCGACCTGATCGGCAGTGGCGAGAAGCATCTGGTACCGCGCTATTCGGCACCGACACCCGGCCTGATGGCGATCGAGCGCCGGCGCGAAACCCCGAGCCCGGAAAAGCTGGCGAAGAAGTTCGGCCAGAACAAGCCACGCGACGGCGGTGCCGTAACGCGCACCCCGAGCGCACTGGCGCGGCCGGTAAGCAAGGCGACGGGCGCCGTTGTTCGTACCGGTCGCAAATAA